From the Xylella fastidiosa genome, the window TCGTAATCGCTTCGCCAACAGTCTCCATCGTAATTGAAGTCAGATGCGGCAGACGCTGCTTCTGTGTCTCCTCAATGTAGCCAAGAAGTGCACCCGCCGCCGCAGTAGCTTGTGGATTATTTTCGATACCGAAGCCGGATAAATCGTGCAGTTTGAAAAACGCTAGTAATTTACGGCGGCCGCTGTCAGCATCAAACAACCATGGGGGACGGCGACGCACACCGTTGCGCTGCTGTAGATACTCTGGCCAGGCATCCTCGTCAGGGAGTAACAGCTCAGCTGGCTCCAGACGTGCGAGTTCGGCTTCTAATGCCTCCTCGCTATCGACTTCGTTCACCAGGAAACGGCCACCGGCTAAGTCAGCCCAAGCCAAGCCATAACAGTTTTTAGTGCGTGATAAGGCCATCAATAGAGTGTCGCGACGCTCCTCCAGTAACGCCTCCTCAGTGATCGTACCTGGAGTGACGATGCGTACCACCTTACGTTCAACCAACCCTTTAGCAAGCCCTGGATCTCCAATTTGTTCGCAAATCGCAACGGATTCACCCAGGGCAATGAGCCGCGCCAAATAGCCTTCATAGGCATGAACGGGTACACCGGCCATTGGGATAGGAGTACCACCGGAACTACCCCGCTGAGTCAAAGTGATATCGAGTAACCGCGCTGCCTTGCGGGCATCTTGATGAAAAAGCTCGTAAAAATCTCCCATACGGAAGAACAAAAGTAAGTCTGGATACTCAGCCTTGGCGGCGAAGTATTGCTTCATCAGTGGGGTATGTTCTGCCATGCCCTTCCCACCTTCGGGCTTTTCTCTCATGTCAATGTTTTGCAAGAAACGTCCTTCCAGAGTATGAACCGTCACGAATGTCTAGGAGGTGCTTTGGGTTTGAATCAGATAGTCGTGGCTAGACTCGATATGCAACCTTATAAATATTAAGGCGCTTTCGGAACTATTATGCGTAGGGGCTTGCCCTTGATCAGCTTCCGTAAATTGGCGTGTTTTCTATCAGATTGCCATGTCTTATACAAAGCATGGCCGCCTTCAGATTGAATTCACGAAGAGATCGAAACATTGCTGCTCTCTATGTTTCCAGAAATCCATCAACATCTATTTGCAGGCATGACCAAACAGCGCCAACCACGCTACGGTGCTGCGTAACTGTTGTATAGCGACCAAGGGCCAACAATGGCCCAATTTGGAATCGGCGACACATCATCAAAGCATATAGAAAACGAACGCCAGTGCATCCTAATGCATATCAAGGTATGCCGACCCGCCAAGCTGTTTTGCTTGACGTTGAATCCATGAACTTCGCCACCGTATATAAGGGCCGGGATGCTGAATATTATAATGTCGCGGCGAAGGCAACACCGCAGCCAGTTGAGCCGCATCGCTCTCATCCAAATCAGCAGCGCCCTTGCCTAAGTAACGCCGTGCTGCAGCCTGCACGCCATACACACCATCACCAAACTCAGCAATGTTGGCATAGATCTCTAAAATACGACGCTTAGGCCAAAAAAGTTCGATCCAAAACGTGTACCAACCTTCCAATCCCTTACGTACGAAACTGCGGCCACTCCAGAGAAACAGATTCTTTGCTACCTGCTGACTGATTGTGCTGGCGCCACGCAGATGCCCACCACGCGAGTGACGGCCAAGTGCCTTCTTGATTGCATCAAAGTCGAAACCGTGGTGAAAAGGGAATCTCTGATCCTCAGCGGCAACCAACGAGATGGGTACACTTGGTGCAATCTGCTCCAAATCACACCAGACATAATGCAGACGAAAATTCCACTGCCTATCGCTCCAGGCTTCCAAGTAACGCCCCACCATCGTCATACTCAACGGTGGATCGACAAACCGAAAAACAATCACCTGTAACACACTCATTAACGCTGACACTAGCGACACTATGAGCAGACGACGGCACCAGATCCACCGTTGATGGACGTCACTATCTCTTTGAATCCACTGATACATCCCCATGCTTCCCCATCATCCATTGAACACTTAAATCTGCTCTTTCTATCTCCAAGCAGGCGTTCTCGACAATCAACTCATGACCGATCACGACTCCCTGACGCGCTTTCTGTTACCTCATGCCGTAGTGCGCGGTATCCATGTCAGTCTTAACGAAACTTGGAGCAATATCCAGGAAAAAAACCACTATCCTGCATTTGTAAGCAGGCTACTTGGTGAAGCTGTAGTAGCGGCGGCGCTATTTGCCAATCACACCAAGGTAAATGGACGCCTCTCAGTGGCATTACACAGCAAAACAGCGTTACGCACATTGTTTGCCGAATGCACGACATCCGGCACCTTGCGCGGCACTGTCCATATGGCCGAGGACATTTCTCACTCCGAAGCACCAACCAGTTTACGCGAATTAGATCACAATGCCCTGCTGGCAATCACTGTCGAAAGTTCAGGACTCAATCCAGATGAGCTACAGCGTCACCAAAGCCTCATCGCACTGGATGCAGCCAACTTGACTGAAGCATTCGAAATTTATTGCCGCGATTCTGAACAGACGCCAATCAGGATCTTACTGGGAGCCGAAGGAAAGCGGGCGGCGGGGCTATTATTGCAAAAATTGCCTAGTCATACTGACGATGTGGATGGCTGGCCACGCATTTGCGACCTATTCGACACCCTGCAAGCATCTGAACTGCTCGAACTCTCCGGACAAGTTCTGTTACATCGTTTGTTTCACAAAGAAAATCCACAACAACTAGAAAAACGTCAGCTCCGCTTTGGCTGCTCCTGTTCACGCGAAAAAGTCGCCGCAATGTTGCAAGGACTTGGTGAAAACGAAGCCCGCGCCGCTCTCGAAGCTAACGGCAGAATCAAAGTAAAATGCGAATTTTGCGGACAAAAATACCACTTTTCTTACAAAGAAATTGACGCATTATTTCCTTAACAGAAGAGGAAAATTCGATGGAACTTAAAATATAACAACATGATGATTATCACTATCTGAAAGAATTTCATCTTGTTAAATAATCATAAGACACCTAATATCAGATCAATGTTTTTGGGGAACTTGGCCCATGTTTACCAGGTCTCACTCTCAATGAAAAACTTGACTCACCTACTCCTTGCACTGATAGCCGCCCTAGCGGCTATTCTTCCTGCGAGTGCGCAGTCAACGGTCCCCTCTCACTCTACTAACAGCGCAGTACTGCCAATCTGGAATAAAGGCAGTGGCAAAGTCGAAGCCCTACTTTACCTAGAACCTGCTGGCGAACAGAAAGTGGGTACACGCTGGAACTTCAACAAAAATTCGTTAGACATGGCCTTTGGTTTATCTCCCACTAGTTCATTGGGACTGCTATGTAACAATGGCACTGGAATCAACATGGTCGGTTTGAGTATGCATTGCCTGCTTGCCAGCTTGGACGAAATTAATGCAGATAATGTCAACCGCCAGATCGCAGCGACTGCATTGTTTAATCACAAATCGACTCGGTTCGGATTCACCGCTAGTAGAGCGCGCAATATCCTGCCAGCATGGTTATTTGGAAATACTCCTTTTAACTTGACCAAAGTCGAACAGAACAACTTAACTGTGTTTGGCCAGAAAAGTGCAGGCAGAGAAGGCTTTGTCTCCATAGGTGGCACCTATGCTCGTGCCCGTGTAGTTCCGTTGACAAATGCCACTCCCGATCTTGCTGGGCAGTGGGACAGTAAAACCCTCAGCATCGGTGGTGGTTACGGATCGTTCAGTGCCCACATCGTTGGCCGTGTCGTCGACGCTCCTGGCCGCAGTCCCGAAAAATTGAAAGGTATTGGTTTTGGCCTAACTTGGCGCACCCCTTGGAGCGGCCATTTCTCAGTCGGGGCAGAAAATATCATCAGCCGCGGCAGTAATCCTTTTGCACCTAGCGATGAGAGTAGCAAGGACGGCACAGTACCTTACGTACGCTACGAACAAGATCTCTAGTAAAGATTCAATAAGGGAATAACATAAAATAAAATTGACTTAAATAATCTGTGTTATATAACTCCTTTCCATCAGAAATAATTTCACCTCCCTAATAACACATAATACATCAATACGTTTGAACAGCAAATAATCTAGAATAAATTTAAACCGATAGGCTTCTCGGGTATATCCCTACATTCTTCAAGTCAATTCTATATTCTAGAAATAACAGCTCTAACTAGAGCTAAAACTAGCATCTCCTAATACCACATTAAATGCCCGTAGACGCGCCTCATTCGCAAAACACACCAACATAATCTGTCAAGCTGATTAGAGTCTCAAAAAGAAATAACAAAGCACTTGATATACACACTCGAAAAACAACATCAAAATACTTAGTAACTCTAAAATTTTGGTGGCCCCGGCGGGATTTGAACCCACAACCTACGACTTAGGAGGTCGTCGCGCTATCCAATTGCGCCACGAGGCCATACATATCCAGCGATGTTATCTTAAAATCCCCACTAAGATAGCTTGACCAAAAAAGTGATGATAAAGGAAACAGAAGGCAGTATTCACACCTTGACTTTTACTACGAAATGTAAGCATTCAGGATCTCTTGGTAGTCTCACCAAAATCAGTATTTAGAATGCTTACAATCCAGTACCGGCTGCCCACTTGAAAGCAAGACAATAAGAAAGAAAAACACGGCTATCTAGAATAGCAACCAACGCTTAGTGATCATCAAAAGGCGACCAAACAAATGACAATAAGCACTTTGAACAGTTAACTAAAGTGCCGCAGTCACCATAATTTCAACCTTCCATGCCGGATCGGCCAATTTGGCTTGTACCGTCATACGCGCCGGCGTGAAGCCCTGCGGTACCCAGGCATCCCAAACCTCGTTCATCCCAGAAAAATCATTGATATCGGCCAGAAATATTTCAGCTCTCAATATCTTACTCTTGTCACTAGCCGCAAGCGCCAAGAGTCGGTCTATCTCTGCCAGCACTTGCTCAGTCTGTCCCCGGATACCAACACTGGCATCTTCAGACACCTGTCCCGCCAGATAGCAAACCCCACGGTGAACCGTCATCTCGGACATACGCACGCCGGTTTCGAATCGTTGCAACATTCCAAGCACCTCAAATTGAAGTAAGCATTATATGCATCATATTTTAACATTAATAATCAATAACTTAGAGTGATAATCAGCTCCGCAATGAGTAAAATTACTAATCGTTATTTTCAGGGGGTTTTTGATGGAAATGAGAAATTGCGGAGCGCAAACCACCTTGGATTCTACCCGTGGGGTTTGGGGTTAACCGATCCACCCATCACCTTTTGTAATGCGCATTGATCAAAACGCGGATCATTTTGTCTGCGGCATCTGGAAGCGCCGCCCTCCCCTCTTCCCAGGCCGCAAGCGTCTGCGTCGTCGTACCCAGACAAGCCGCGAACTCGGGCTGCGATAGCTCGAGTTCCTTTCTCATGAAACGGATTTCGGCACCTGAAAGGGTGGCCGGTTTTAGCGCCAGCGCTAGGGAAAGGCTTCTATGGAGACTTGGTAAATTATCAATAGCAATGCCGTCGCCGTAGGGTGTCTTGTGCACCGTAAACCCGTTGTGTAACCACACATTACCTAGGCCTGATTCGGTGTAGTGGTACATGTTCAGTACGAAAAACCTTTTTTAGCGGTTAAATCAAAGTGCCGGAAAAGGCGCTGCTCCAGCGCCTCGCGGGTGGAGCGGCCTTAATGGCCCCGCGTCCGGCAGGGTTAATATGCTGGACGCGGTGGGGGTGGTGGTATCAGAGAATGCCGCATTGAGGTATCAGAGAATGCGGAACCGATAGCAGGCCCTTATGTTTTCTGATGATGGGTGCGGGACGGGCGTACGACTTGATCGCGTACTTGCGTGTTGATGGCGGCAGCAACATCTGGATGGTTGTTGGGCCGCTCGGCTTCGATGCTACATCGGTAGCCGTTTTTGTCTAGGCCATGTTGCACACGGGTGACGAGCCAATCACCATTCACTCCTTCCCGCCAGCCGTTGAGTGTCAAGACGGCTTCTGCGGACAGCTCCGCACGCCCTGCCATCTCTAGAGTGAGTTTGGTTTCAGCGCGGGCGCGGCGTGAGAGTTCACCCCGAGCAGAAGCGATGGCGGCGGCGGCATCAGGCAGGTATTGTTTGATGCGGTGAACGGGATGCCCGTCACCGACACTGACTTGATGCAGTTCAGCGCGGCGTGCCAGGCGATAGAAGGCAATCACTGTGCCGGGGCTGTCCCGCGTTGCGTAGGTCATTTGCCAGGAGGCAATCTCATCAGGTGTTAAGGTGATGCGAGGCATATCAATGCCTGTGACGCTTTTAGCTTCGCCGCGTTTGGCAAAGATCAGTCGACCTCCGGCAGGTTTAGCAATCGCATCGTAACGCTGTGCTAGCCGTAGCAGGACGTTGATATCTGATTCTTCTGTCTGATCAATGTGGGGTAATGCCACGCCTGTGAGCGACGGGGAGATCGCCCAGGTCATGCCATGTTCGGCAGCCATTGTGGATAGCATGGCACCGAGTGTGGTTCCGGCGGGCCAGGAGCGGGTTTTTTGAGTTTGCAGGTCACTTTTGCCTTTGGGGGTGCCTTCCCAAGGGGCGGCGTGGGCACGCAGGGTCATTGTGGCTGGCCAGCCGGACAATGTGATTTCGCTACACACGAAAACGCCCATTGGGCGTAATTGGCCGTCATACCCTAATGCCAGTTCCAGTTCCGCCCCCATCGGTGGCAGCTTGAGCGGGGCGTTAGGTAGATGGTCAGCCAGAACAACTTCCAAGGTGTCGGCATGGCTTCCGGACTCATCGGAAAGCTGTAGGCTTGCCATGCGTTCGGTGATGAGGGCGGTAATATCGTTGTCGTTGGCGATGAGCCGGTAGCAGGGCGTTACTCCCACAATGTGACTCCTGGAATGGTGCGCGGTGTGGCCACAGGGTCTGGCAAGGTGATCGCGATGCCTTCCGGCAGCACGGGCCCCCATGCGGCTAAGCCGTGGTTTGCTTCATAAATCGCCGAGATGATGGTGGCATCGGTGCGTGCGTAATACTTCCATGCGAGCCAGTCGACGGTGTCACCGTGGCGTGTGAGATAGGTGTGCAGGCTCACGGGGTGGCCTCTACGGCGTGGTCATCGTTGACGCGTTGTAAGGCGAGTGTGAATTCAATGCGCCGTGGTGTGCCGTTGGGGTGATGGTCGCTTTGGCGTTCTTCAATCCGTTCGATGACGTACCAGCCGTGGATGAGGCCATTGCTATCAATGAGCTGTAAGGGTTTGCCTTGGGCGGCCAAGGCGCGTAATTCGTCCAATGAGGCACGTTGGCCTTGCCAATCTGGGTAGGCGATACCGGGCAGTTCGATACTTTCATCGCCTGGGCCGGTGTATTGGCGCGCATCGCGCTGCCCATAGCGTTCGATGGCTGCCCAGCGGTATTCGTTCACGCGGGCGAGTTCTTGGTAGACGAGGCTCGCCAGTGAGAAGGTGTAGCCACCTAGCATCATCAGGACAGGCCGGTTGCCGCTGTTGTTGGTTTGGAATGCGTTTTGAAGGGGTGCGGCGACATCGCTCCAGAGGGTTTGACGGATCATTCTTGACCTCTGACATCGTCGTACAGGGCGCTGCGTGGTTGCCTCTGTGATTGGCTGGATTGTGCGGCAATGCGGCGTGCTAGGGTTTCGCCACGTTCACCCGGTTGTTGGGTAATGTTGTAGGTGGCATAGCTACGGTAATCGGCGTTATTTGTCCTATGCTGCTGCGCCAATGGCGGCATGCGCACCGTTGCTGTGGGGGCTGCGCCTGCACCTGCGGTAGTCATGGTGTGTTGGGTCAGGCTGTCGCCGATGCCTAACCATTGTTTCATTGTGGTGAACTTTTCGGTGGCCCAATTCCATAGTGATTTGAGCTTGTCGAAGAAGGAGGTGGCAATGGTGCCGATGCCATCAAACATCGTTTTGAATCCGTTTTTCACGCGGTCGAAGTTGCCGGTAAAGAGGCCTGTAATCACTCCCCAGGCACCGCTGAAAATCGTTTTAACCCCTTCCCATAGGGCACTCATGAACGGTTTGATGGTGTTCCAGTGTTGGATGATCAGCAACGCGCCTGAAGCAATGGCGGTGACGGCCAATCCCACCGGATTCATGAGCAAGAGGCGACCCAACCACAATGCGGCACGGCCAGCCACCATGAAAGCGGCGGGGACGACGCGGCCTAACACACGCCCCACGGCCAGCGCCGCAGTGCGTACTTGGGCCATAGAAGCCAAGGTGCCCACAGCCCGCCACGAGGCGATCAGGCGTAGTCCGAGCAACAGGGGATACTGAAGGGCGGCAAAGGCAAAGCGCAGGGCGATGACGGCGACTCTAACACCGGCCAGCGCCAGGGCGGTTCCCAGCACCGCTTTCACTACGCCAGGATGTTTTTGTGTCCATGCTGCAAATCGCTCAATGACCGGAGCCGAGGACGCTAACAGGTCGTTGATAGCAGGCAGTAAGGCGTTACCAATGGCTACGGAAAGCTCGGTGAGGCGATTTTTTGTCTGTTGCCATTGCCCTGCTGTGGAGTCCTGCCAAGATTTGAATTCCCGCGACATGCTGCCTTTGGCGGCTTCTCCGTTGGCCAGCGCCAGTTGGCGGCGGTATTCATCAACGCCGTTCGCAAGCTTGGCGATGGCCCCGCCCCAGTCTTTGCCGAACAGGCGTGTGACGGCCTCCATTTGCTGTTCGACTGGGAGTTTTTTAATGCGTGTGAGGACGTCCAGAATCATGGACTGGGGATCGGTGACCATGCCTTTTTGGAGTTGGTCAGCGGTCATGCCCAACATCCCCACGCCGATCTGGAAGCGTTTGGGGTTCATTTTGGCAATTTGTAATTGCCGCAGCATTCCAGAGGCGGCGGTATCAGCGCGTTCGGCAGATTCACCCAAGGTGAGGAAGGTGGACGCCAGGGCGGCGGCATTTTTGGCCGATAAGCCCATGGTGGAGGCTGCTCCGGCCAGGTCGCCCTGCATCACTTTGATGATGTCACCCCCTTTAGAGATGGCGTTGTCATCCAGGTAGTTGATGGCGTCGCCCAAACGCTCAATGTCGCTGATCGGGATTTTGAAAATACCAGCGATTTTTCCCATGTTGTCGGCCAATTCACCGGCGGGCATTTCAAAGGCGGTGGCCGCCATGGCCGAGACGCGGGTAAATTCGATCAGCGTTTTTCTTGCCTGTTCTGGGTTCATGCCTTCGGCAATGCCCATACGGGCACCGGCGGTCACCATGTCAGCCAGTTCATTGGTGGCCATAGGGATCGTACGCGCGAGCTGCTGGATGGCGTTGCCCATGTCGTAATACACGGAGGTCAACTTGCCGGTATTGTCGCGTGCGCCATCGACTTGCTTGGCAATGCCAAGCATGGCGGTTTCAAACTCAACCGCTGCCTTGATGGGGAAAAACGCGGCGGCAGAGACGGCCCCCAAGGCCCCTACGGCCCCCCCGAGCTGTCCGCGCATCTGTGAAAGGCGGGCGCGGTGTCCTTCAAGGGCCGATTGTGCTTGGTTGAGTCGCTGTTGCGCGGCGCGGGTGCGTTCTAATTGTCTGGTTAATGCGTCATACCGGGTGCGCAGCCCGTCAATATTACGACCCATGCGCCCAAAGGTTTGAATGCCTTGCCCGAGCAGACGTTGCTGCCGCGAGAGTGTGGTGACCGCCGCACCAATACGTTGTACGTTGCGCTGTGTGGACCCGAAGGCGCTTTTCAATGTGCTGGACAGGTGCCCAGCAATGATGAGGCTTGCGTGGAATTGTTTTTTACTCGCCATCGCGCGGTAATCCGTCGATCCAGAATAGGAATTCACGCATTGGGAGCGCGAGAATGTCCACGCGTGACCATCCTGTATGTGAGGCTAAGGCTAGAACGCCTTGGCGGAGTTCTTCCAGCGTTAGCCTCACTCGATAAAAATCAAAAAGGCCTCCTGTAGCCGTTTGTAGTTACGCAGGCTGAAGGTTTCTAAGGCTTCGGGGGACACTTCAAGAAGGTTGGAAAAGATGCGCAATTCGCGTTCGCCTTCGTTGCCTGGGAGTGCAAAGGAGCGTTTCATATCCCCTGCGGTCGGTTCGCGCATCCATAGTTCATTGACGGTGGTGCCATTGATGCTGACGGGTGAGGCTAAGGTGATGCGTACGCCGCCTTCTGCTTCGCGGATGTACGGTTTATCAGTGGTCGGTCCGGTCATGGTTAGAGTCCTAGTGCGTTGCGAGCGGGGGCGAGCAGATCAATGCCGTTTTGCTGGAAGATCATGTTTTCTATGTCGATTTCATGAATGACGGTGGCGTTATGCACTTCTTTGTAGTAGCTCAGTGCCAAGGCCAGTTTTAGGCTGGATTTGTCCGGCGGTTTCCAGGTGCCGCGATCGATTTCTTTGACTTTGCCGCGCAGATGGATCGCAAGGGATGTTGTCGTCCCATCGAAGGATTCCAGAAAGCCACGCACGGTGCAGTTCACCTGCTTTCCTTCGGTAACGCCGAACAGCAGGAGTGCGTCGCTGCTGTAGCAAATCAAGCTGACATCGGTTTCTAGCTTCTCCATGCCCATCGTGAGTTCTACAGGGGCCAGCATGCCGCCACCCCGAAACTCTTCGGTTTTTAAGGTCAATTTTGGCAGGTTGATGTCTTCGACCTGCCCTGCATAGCCTTTGCCATCAATAAACAGGTTGAGGTGTTTGAGGATATGACGCGGTGCGGACATTAGAACACCTCCACAAGATAATCACTGGTGAGCCGACTACGGAAGGTGATGTGTTCGGCCGGATAGGCCGGGGTGAAGTCAAAATTAAAATAGACGTGTCCGGCGGTGATGGCGTCTTTTGTGTTGAGTGCTGTATCCGCCCAGCATCGGCCATTAATAATCGCGCCCAGGCTTTTCAGTCGTCGCAGATAGGCATTGACGCCTTCCTCAACATCACTGGCGTATGTTTTGGTAATGGAGCGATCCACCGCCCACAGGTGGGCCGCTTGTAGGCTATCGGCGATGATATCGGCGATGCGGACCACGCAGAGGTAGGTCCACTTAGGATCGCTGGATAAGGTGCGGTTTCCCCATAGTCTGTAGCCGTCATGGCGAATGATGGTGGCAATCTTTTTTTCATTGAGCAGATTGGCGCGGCTGGTGGCATCGCCCAATGCAAAATCAATGGGGCGTGAGGTGCCAAGAATGCCGTTGATGGGTTGATTGGAGGGGGACCACCACCAGCCGTTGCGGTTATCTATCTTGGCGATGAGTCCGGCCACCGCAGCGCTGCTGTAGGCGGTGATGGTGGTGCCATCAGCACCCAGTGTGGTGATCCGCGGATCAACCAGGAACACGCGTTTGCTGCCAAAGTCCCCGGCATAGGCAATGGCCTGTGCATCAGTGGTGCCTGGGCCGTCAGCAATGATGATGGCGCGCAGTCGCTCGGCAATGCCGATCAATTCGGACACAACGGGATTGGCCTGTGTCTGTTCTGGGCGCTGGTGGGTCAAGCCTGGAGCAATCAGCAGGCGCGGTTTGTAGCCGGTGATGTTTTCGGCGGCCAGCAGCGCATGGACGCCTTCATAGGTGCCGTTGGCGGCATTGATGCCACCAACAGCATGAGACAGCCGCTGGGTTTCATCAACGCTATCTTCAATACGCACCACAATCACTGCCGCGCCAATCTGATCAAAAATGCTATCCATGGCCTGGGGCAAGGTGCCTGCTGTCCCTAGTGTGGCCGCCATCGCGGTTGATCCTGGTACCAGCACGGGGGTGTTGAGGGGATAGGTGGTGGCGTCAGCCAAAGGTGCAGTGCCCACCAGGCCAATGACGCTGCTTGAGGCCGTTTGGATGACGCGTGCGCCATCGTCGATCTCCAGCACTTCAACGCCATGTAGATAGTGTTCCGTCATCAGGCCCTTCATCTGCTGTAAGACGGGGAGATGATCGGTGCGACAGCTGTTTGCTGTCCTGTGGCTATTTTTCCGCGTGGCGTGGCGCGTCGGTCAGTGCGTTTACTTTGGCTGATAGCTGTGCAATGGCATTCACCAGTACAGGCAGGAGTTGGTCCAGGTTGACCGAGGGGACGTAAGCGCCTTGGAAGGGGATGCCTTCGGGATTGACCGTTTCCGGCATCAGGTCCAGTAGTTGTTCTGCCTCTAAAAATAGGCGGCGGCGTCCGTCGGGGGTGTAGGAGGGTTTGTAGCGTCCGATCAGGGGGGTGAGTTGTTCAATCTCTGCCAAGCCATAGGGCAAGGGGCCTTCAATGTCTTTGAGTTTTCGGGAGGAGCCTTGGGCGTAGCCGCCTGCCGAGACGATAGTGCCTTTCACTGACAGGTTGCCATTGTCTTCCAGTGCCATCAGTTGTACTTCATTGGTACTGCCGTTGCCGCCGCTGTCGCTGCGTCTCCAGAAAAAGGCGTGGCCTCCGTTCTTTTTGTAAAAGGCAACGTGGGTTGTGTCGTGTTGTTGGTAGTAGTAATTGCCTGCGGTTTCAATCCACAGTAGGCCCGTTTTTGCACCAATCACTGTGCTGGTGTTTTTGGTGCTGGTGCCGAAATAGCAATGGTTGCTGGTGCCGAAGAACAGTTGTGCGATGGCTGGGGAGGTGCCGCTGCGGAAGGTGGCTGCGTAAGGGATATTGTTGTCCCAGAATTCACAATCGTTACCGATTTTCAGTGCCGGAATGCGTCCGTGACCCAGTGCGTCACCAATCAGGGTGCCTTGGGATTGGAGCGAGCCTGTCATGAGGCTTCCTGTTTTTTTCACCAGAGTATCTAGTTGCGAGGCCAGTTCTGGGATATCGCTGCTGGCGTGCTGGTGGGCACTCGGTGGATAGGTCTGTGGTGTGTTCTGGAGGTTTCTCCATTGTAGGTAGTAGGTGCCGTGATAGCCGTCAAGTAAATCTGCGTCCAAGTTTTTTCCTGATCCGGTGTCCATCACGGCAGCATCGCCTAGGCCCAGCAGGTGGCGGAGGGTGGGCGCATCGGCGCTGGCCAGCAGTGTTTTGGCGT encodes:
- the mtgA gene encoding monofunctional biosynthetic peptidoglycan transglycosylase; this encodes MYQWIQRDSDVHQRWIWCRRLLIVSLVSALMSVLQVIVFRFVDPPLSMTMVGRYLEAWSDRQWNFRLHYVWCDLEQIAPSVPISLVAAEDQRFPFHHGFDFDAIKKALGRHSRGGHLRGASTISQQVAKNLFLWSGRSFVRKGLEGWYTFWIELFWPKRRILEIYANIAEFGDGVYGVQAAARRYLGKGAADLDESDAAQLAAVLPSPRHYNIQHPGPYIRWRSSWIQRQAKQLGGSAYLDMH
- a CDS encoding Hsp33 family molecular chaperone HslO, producing the protein MTDHDSLTRFLLPHAVVRGIHVSLNETWSNIQEKNHYPAFVSRLLGEAVVAAALFANHTKVNGRLSVALHSKTALRTLFAECTTSGTLRGTVHMAEDISHSEAPTSLRELDHNALLAITVESSGLNPDELQRHQSLIALDAANLTEAFEIYCRDSEQTPIRILLGAEGKRAAGLLLQKLPSHTDDVDGWPRICDLFDTLQASELLELSGQVLLHRLFHKENPQQLEKRQLRFGCSCSREKVAAMLQGLGENEARAALEANGRIKVKCEFCGQKYHFSYKEIDALFP
- a CDS encoding RidA family protein → MLQRFETGVRMSEMTVHRGVCYLAGQVSEDASVGIRGQTEQVLAEIDRLLALAASDKSKILRAEIFLADINDFSGMNEVWDAWVPQGFTPARMTVQAKLADPAWKVEIMVTAAL
- a CDS encoding helix-turn-helix domain-containing protein, yielding MHKTPYGDGIAIDNLPSLHRSLSLALALKPATLSGAEIRFMRKELELSQPEFAACLGTTTQTLAAWEEGRAALPDAADKMIRVLINAHYKR
- a CDS encoding phage late control D family protein, producing MGVTPCYRLIANDNDITALITERMASLQLSDESGSHADTLEVVLADHLPNAPLKLPPMGAELELALGYDGQLRPMGVFVCSEITLSGWPATMTLRAHAAPWEGTPKGKSDLQTQKTRSWPAGTTLGAMLSTMAAEHGMTWAISPSLTGVALPHIDQTEESDINVLLRLAQRYDAIAKPAGGRLIFAKRGEAKSVTGIDMPRITLTPDEIASWQMTYATRDSPGTVIAFYRLARRAELHQVSVGDGHPVHRIKQYLPDAAAAIASARGELSRRARAETKLTLEMAGRAELSAEAVLTLNGWREGVNGDWLVTRVQHGLDKNGYRCSIEAERPNNHPDVAAAINTQVRDQVVRPSRTHHQKT
- a CDS encoding tail protein X translates to MSLHTYLTRHGDTVDWLAWKYYARTDATIISAIYEANHGLAAWGPVLPEGIAITLPDPVATPRTIPGVTLWE
- a CDS encoding phage tail protein, with product MIRQTLWSDVAAPLQNAFQTNNSGNRPVLMMLGGYTFSLASLVYQELARVNEYRWAAIERYGQRDARQYTGPGDESIELPGIAYPDWQGQRASLDELRALAAQGKPLQLIDSNGLIHGWYVIERIEERQSDHHPNGTPRRIEFTLALQRVNDDHAVEATP
- a CDS encoding phage tail tape measure protein codes for the protein MASKKQFHASLIIAGHLSSTLKSAFGSTQRNVQRIGAAVTTLSRQQRLLGQGIQTFGRMGRNIDGLRTRYDALTRQLERTRAAQQRLNQAQSALEGHRARLSQMRGQLGGAVGALGAVSAAAFFPIKAAVEFETAMLGIAKQVDGARDNTGKLTSVYYDMGNAIQQLARTIPMATNELADMVTAGARMGIAEGMNPEQARKTLIEFTRVSAMAATAFEMPAGELADNMGKIAGIFKIPISDIERLGDAINYLDDNAISKGGDIIKVMQGDLAGAASTMGLSAKNAAALASTFLTLGESAERADTAASGMLRQLQIAKMNPKRFQIGVGMLGMTADQLQKGMVTDPQSMILDVLTRIKKLPVEQQMEAVTRLFGKDWGGAIAKLANGVDEYRRQLALANGEAAKGSMSREFKSWQDSTAGQWQQTKNRLTELSVAIGNALLPAINDLLASSAPVIERFAAWTQKHPGVVKAVLGTALALAGVRVAVIALRFAFAALQYPLLLGLRLIASWRAVGTLASMAQVRTAALAVGRVLGRVVPAAFMVAGRAALWLGRLLLMNPVGLAVTAIASGALLIIQHWNTIKPFMSALWEGVKTIFSGAWGVITGLFTGNFDRVKNGFKTMFDGIGTIATSFFDKLKSLWNWATEKFTTMKQWLGIGDSLTQHTMTTAGAGAAPTATVRMPPLAQQHRTNNADYRSYATYNITQQPGERGETLARRIAAQSSQSQRQPRSALYDDVRGQE
- a CDS encoding phage tail assembly protein: MTGPTTDKPYIREAEGGVRITLASPVSINGTTVNELWMREPTAGDMKRSFALPGNEGERELRIFSNLLEVSPEALETFSLRNYKRLQEAFLIFIE
- a CDS encoding phage major tail tube protein; the encoded protein is MSAPRHILKHLNLFIDGKGYAGQVEDINLPKLTLKTEEFRGGGMLAPVELTMGMEKLETDVSLICYSSDALLLFGVTEGKQVNCTVRGFLESFDGTTTSLAIHLRGKVKEIDRGTWKPPDKSSLKLALALSYYKEVHNATVIHEIDIENMIFQQNGIDLLAPARNALGL